The window agtctgctgtgcagacaacaccaaaattcaattttaagccaattttgcaagtataacaagaaaacaagcctaggctctgataccactattgggttttgagcatactaacactcctaagtgtacatgcaaccctaaataccttggatctatgttttctctattatacatgcgaatatgaactttccaaggcattcatcctaactagcaaaataacattgattcatatggatatctcaagttagaattacatacctctttgatgtagaatgtcttcatgaagcttgagtgcctagtgccccaagtgttacacctcaaatggttcacacaacaccaaatgcacatggaatgacttgagagaaaatggaATACTTCTTAAAATCGGTTTAGCCCTTATTTCTCACACGTAGTggccgattttctccaagaataagatcattatatagttagggttacaccatgtaaaccctaattgtcatggcctttcatttccatgatccatgggtacaaatacaccatgaagcatccatggagcatcttatgggttttagcccaacttgacaatccatggagcattagcccactatataagtatggatgatttacacaatcaacccatatatttaattagtcttcttttgatcacttaattaattctagattaattcttgatcaatactaattaaataatcttattaataaattagaacttataatttattaacgaaacttaagtgttatttctctcattatagtctatccaaatgcatgatgacatgcaacccaaatagaccatgccgggtcgggtcaagtcttaccgatgatagttatggacttagacattaatccaacagggtgatgagaatctttccttatttggtaaaatttaacactaccacaaacgaaagaatcaaattcatattgctaacatagaaacacACAAACATTAATtttctcaaatgccattgtaaggagatataacaaaataaaacaaaattttattattaaatgcggaaaaacttttccttacaatgcaattacgaatgaaaactatgttattacaaatttctaagcaatctatcataactcttaagcagcagctcaaaagtCCGATCATCAAACCAtatgattgaaatccatcttcgcgattagattcaacatactcttcctttaagcttccttccttttgcatgattctacaaaacatcaaaatgcaaccttgtcacatcatgtattaggaatcaacaattaggaacttaatagaaacatatagtagacttacctgaagcagagtcaaagctttttgattctacattctctcagatctttcaggtagtagggcagcttcgcttccaatgtcccttcaaatgaAAGTAGAAACAAATGGCTTTTTTTGCATTGGCACAtgagacaatcacagacttagactttctctttaccatttggtcaaccgggttgactttggccgatccctttccattgcgaagagaaatcttttctggacttcgaatgttaccattgccaatgtccatggatgtttgagaagtagatcttccaattaaATTTGCTTTTCTAGAGCGCCAAAtcgttgctgattcagcagcaacaaacaTATAGGTAAAAACAATAAGGGTCATGTTGTGGTctatcacatagtagtccttaatgaactcactatatgacttgggAAACGACTGAAGAACcgagtcaatagccaacttccttgggaacacgacacccaacattctcaacctgtcaatgtgtgacttcatatccaagacatgtgTACACACTAATGCATCTTggtgtttacttgccaatagggcttgagtgaccttgaatttttcaagtctttgaacttgtgggttagggagaataattggaggaagtggaagaagtgaagtatgatttccatttccactaaTGCACGAccaagggattaatctttcaccttgatcgtcacgtgggatatcatcttcaagaggaaagcttgttacaaaagatttgggaagaccatagttgtcggaACTAGagatctacaatgggagaaattcaagttagtgatttaagtccttaatataacacccaaatgaaatattaaggctaggacccaacacaatattttaaaattcggaagaggaatgtcgtaatctgaatgtagaatatttgaaggtaggtaaatgatgatttatcaatttccaccatgaaaaacgaaattgatcattaggttttaaatggattgaaattcctagatcctttgagattcattgaacttttcaatggcatgtttaaatctcgattgtgcccttcaagttcgtgactgggatgccgaggatcacaaacaaggtatgaataaccatgcaaattagcttggtacacccaatgttataaccacctaatcaatgtgtcggttcaccacacatgctccattgatctatgattaacatcaagttaccctttgccacacactgtcagtcccatattagtgtgttggttaaccacacacgctccactaacgacataacaaggtgcaaagtgcaatttcatggaataacaccattttcacattttcctaaagtaactaagattgggaatttaataaaagtttagttactttataattatcattatacttataatgagaattaatgtcctatcctacccatttggctaacgaccctccaccagtcaaagaaGCAGTGGGTGAGTGTGGAcgcccattaaactgccattttataggcagtaaccttatacccccttatagaccgacttcgtgaatgaggcctactaacggtaacactacttgtcttatatatatatatatatatatatatatatatatatatatatatatatatatatatatatatatatatatatatatatatatatatatataggatatagatccggtaagaaattttttttggtaggaaggtaagaagttttttttctacatatttttttgacgaacaaaagaaatgaatcactagatgattcatttgtaagatgattcacaagaaaaaattcccaaaaaaacatttttatgattcatttttaagtaaattaggaaaaattcacttttgtgacaattttagtgaataacaacaaaatcattgtataaatgaatcatcgagatgtttttttgagaaaattttcttgtgaatcatcttacaaatgaatcatctaatgattcattttgtttgttcgcgaaaaaaatatgtagaaaaaaaacttcttaccttcctaccaaaaatttcctccttatttgatcttgactctatatatatatatatatatatatatatatatatatatatatatatatatatatatataattattaaacttatataaagtataagggtagaattttaacttttaaaactctatggtttggaactaaagtattcaaaagtgagacattacaaattccaaaacttgagggcaagttttgaaacttgtcaaaacttttcatttctgtaacttatgagtttaatgaggTTTTCATGgaaaaacttttcaagttccataacttgaggacaagttatggaagaccttaaaaccatttaagatgacttttaaaatgagactcttgaaattccataacttaaggacaagttatggagttcataaaaaacatttatgaaaaacttttcattttccataacttgaggacaagttatggaattcataaaaggcatttagatcaaaattttcaattaacacaataatcaaataatttttctatgataaagattaaactcataagtcaagataattcacatcaactatttacaagaaattagtctatcatataaactaatacaaatcttgaaactatgacaattatcttttaattggacaagcatgatcattaccttaTGAAAAAACACATTTCAAGGTTCAAAAAACAGTttggggtaatgatcctaatctaaTTTCTTGCCAAAATCCGAAAACTAGCCCGCTAAAGCACCAACTCGGCGAATACATGAACCGGACTCGTCGACTTGGCCGTTTTATAAGGGGACTCGGCCAGTCAcccagtggactcgacgagttcaatggGCAGAAGGCAGCAAATTCGATTTTTTCACATTGAAAACCAataaaacatcaagtataatGGAAAACAATCCTAGaccctgataccactgatgagttttagtatactacaacatcctatggtgcacatacaaccctaaattttttggatctatgttttctctaactatatatgaaatatttttccaaagcattaagcctacaactagcatggaaatgacataatcaacataaaaaaGAGTTAtataattacctctttgttgtagcttgtagaacttcttgagtttggcctttaagaacttagtgccccatgTGTTgaacctcaaatggaatcacaacacacctttggacaaaggatgacttttgagaaaTATTCTTGCAACCAAAATCGGCTCATGGAACTCCAATGATCACTTGTGTGTCATTTTGGAttctaaggggcttcttatatagtgttgctAGGATTAGAGTTACAtccacataaaccctaatgtgaatggcttttcatcttacttaggatccatgggttaaaacctccatggactatccatggactaccatattggtttagcccatcctaaataaccataagcCCATACCATAAGAATGATTggtttaccaaatcaatcctcttacatttaattagtctcttttgatcactaaattaactataaattaattattgatcaatactaattaaattttatgatttcatgttaatatattagaacttataatatattaacaaattataaataacctcttctcaaaagtccatcctatcaaattgtccttgtgatatgcaacccaaatgcaccatgctactctcgggttaagtacataccaatcatagttatgggcttagatacctaatccaacattagAGACACTGAGAAtggaaaggctttatgctaagttctcaacGTGTGATTTCTGGTTGGGGGAGGTATAGTTCTTGAGGCACATCATCAATCAGGAGGGTATTTCGGtggatccagccaaggttgaggcagtgatgcggtgggaagtaccAAAGAACACATCTGAGATTCATAACTTCTTGGGTatagcagggtactatcggagattcatcaaggattgcTCCAAGATTGTGGTGCCCTTGACTcatttgaccaagaagaatgtgacatttcgatGGGGCCCAGATCGACAGTTGGCTTTCGAGACCTAGAGATAGAGGTTATACGGGGCTCTGATTCTAGTACTACCTAAGGGGCTGGATGATTTGATAGcgtactgtgatgcttcgatcttAGGGTTAGGCGTTGTActaatgcagagagggcatgtgatcgcacacacttcaaggcagttgaagcctcacaaggcgaactaccccactcacgacctggaattaggggcggtggtgtttgccctcaagatttgggaACACTGTTTATATGGATTTCGGTACACCATCTTCACTGACCACAATAGTTTGAAGTATTTTATGGatcagcataacataaacatgcgacagaggaggtgattggatgtactgaaagattatgattgcgagatcttgtatcatccagggaaggccaacatggtggccgatgccttgagccgcaagtcggcGGGTTCTCCGATCAGGAACGTTTGCTTGAGGATGATAGTTGTCTCCTCACTGCTAGATATGATCATGAAGGTTCAAGTGGAGGGTTTGAAGAAAGAGAACTAGAAGATAGAGCAAATTCGGGGGCAATTTCCCTTGTTTGTTCGGGATAGTCGAGGTCTTTTCACACAGTGTGACCGGGTGTGGGTACCGGTAACCGGGGTGTGAAACAGAAGAttttggaggaggcacataaatcCAAGTTCTCTATTCACCCAAGGGTTACAAAGATGTATAGATACTCAAGACTaagttactggtggccctgcatgaagcgggagatcgcttggtttgtggagaagtgcttgacctgcaagaaggtcaaggccgaacatcagcggCCGCATGGAAAGGTTCAACCGCTACCCATTCttgtgtggaagtgggaagagatctcCATGGACTTCATCAAGAAGTTACCAAGGACAGCGAAGGGTGTGGATGCcgtatgggtgattgtggataggttgacgaaaaGTGCCCACTTTATTTCGATTTTCGAGAGCATCTCAGCTGAGAAATTAGCGGATATTTATATGCAAGAAGTGGTGGTTAGGCACcgggtgccagtgtcagtagtCTCTAACAGGGATGTTCGATTTACATCttgattctggaagaagttccacgaggaactaggcacTCAGTTACATTTTAGCATGGTGTACCACTTCCAGATAGATGGCCAGAGTGAGAGGATGAtccagacacttgaggacatgcttcaggcatgcgtgttggattttggagagAGTTGGGATATATACCACCCACTGttagagttttcatataacaatatttatcatgctagtatcgatCGACCCacgtttgagatgttatatggtcggaggtgtaggacccctgtttgttggggtgaggtttgATACCGAGTCAtagggagcaccgaggtggtgctcaagactactgAGTTGATTCAACAGGTGCGTGAAAGGCTACGAGTCGCGCAAAGTCGTCAAAAAAGCTATGCGGACTGGCGCCGATCGGATCTttagttccaggtgggagacttcgtCTTGCTAAAAgtatcaccatggaagggtgttatTGATTCCGGAAGAGGGCAAGTtcgggccccggtatattggccCGTTCAGGATTTCAGTCTGGGTGAGCAAGGTGGCTTACCGTTTGGATCTGCCAGACGAGCTTAGtcaaattcacaacaccttccatgtgtctcagcttcggaagtgtgtcacaGACGAGGCTACAATTATATCTTTGGATAACATTTAGGTGGATGAGAttctgaactacattgagcggccCGTGGCGGTTATGGATAGGAGAAGTCAAGGTCCTTCACAATAAATAGGTAAAGCTAGTGAAGGTGTAATGGTAACACCAGAGGGGCtctgaatggacgtgggagccggaggatgAAATGCGAGAGAACTACTTGGATTTGTTCGAattagcagacttcgaggacgaagtctagctcAAGGGGGGTAGTTTTGTAACGCTCGTTTCAGGTATACATTTCTTTTCAGAATTTTTGGGTTTTatactggaactcgacgagttggggagctctaactcgtcgagtagaggtcATTGTGGGATGCAGGATtgaggacctactcgacgagttggaaggcccaacttgacgagtaggcattgtaaaggaaaaccctaaattttagggtttgcaccctatatgaTCTCCTTAAAACCTTGAGGCTGACCTTCCATAAGCCTCCAAACCCTAAGAACGTTAGTGCTAAATCATAATCTCCATTTTCTCTCATATTGTAAGCTAGAGTGACTTTTAGagcttgagaagaagaagatagtgagaagaaggagaagatacaGCAAACAAAGCCCTCACTATTGAGCTTGACCATCTTGTGGACTATTGTAAGCACTTAAGACACGATTTTTATTTTAGACTACGACTtgatcttgagtttactcttcatttcCTATCATTTTTGTTGATTGCATGCATGgggttcataaagtttgcaactttatgaatctccagggcaAAATGGTCCCATATTGGGCTGGATCTAGCTTTTGGTCAAGCATGTATGCCATGCATGGAATTTAGGGTATGTTTCCCCTTTTTGACTATTTTGACTCCAAgaaatgcattggacatgcatgtccataaagtctccaactttggaACGTTTTGAGGATTAGAACCTCTTCTGGAGAAGGATTCCAGATCCCTAGAGTCTTGAGCCACATGGGTAAGCTTTCGAGCTTCCCAACCTTTTACTAAGGGCTTTAGAGCATTTGGAGTTGTTCTCGAggataaagttcgaaactttatccttctagacaCCTTTAGATTTCAGATCTAAGGCCTAGAGTCCCTGCAATTGATGTTTAATCCGAATAAGCAAACAGGGGGAAAAAGAGTTGCCctaacaactcgacgagttggatcgggtttccccgtcttctggatattgagtgaactcgccgagttaatgagacaacttgacgagttggctaCGGTTGGTCCTGGTTTTCTGGActctaaaggaactcgacgagttgctagataCACTCGactagttagggtcaacatggactgttgacttggactttgatcagggttgaccaagtttgatctTAAGGGTATTTTTTGTGTTTCAGGATTTTAACAAGGCTAGTCAAATGATGATTGTAGGCAGCTGAGTTGGAGTTGCGCATTGGGACTTATCGTATCTTATCTTATCAATTCAACATTttcgagaggtgagtctcctcaccataccaatgggtctaaggcaccaaggccagctcattttgtgatatgtggtacactagttgatgtagtgatatgtggtatgttagCTGGTTACATactaagtgttatgctagttataTATGTGATACTTGCATCTaaaaccatgggggagcccatgacgctTAAATGTAAGactatgtgggggagcccatagcttttcaggtaaagaccatagggggagcccatgagacttggatgtaagaccatgtgggggagcccatgactttccagctaaagaccatgggggagcccatgacatcctggagtaagaccctgggaggagcccatgacatccttatatgtttgtacgcatgacttatgtggtttatgtagcttttatagctaatatgaattatgtggttatgtgaattgtgtgggatatgctttggggaactcactaagcattaacttACAGTTTGTtagtttgtttcaggtacttctgagcctaagggcaagaGAAGGCTTGATGGCGTGGCATGCACTCTCTCAGACGtttttatgggatactctgatatttgaaataaaattatTGATGTTgtaaatttgaaaacaattgttcttgagattttgtggtttattggaaaggttttgattatttaaaaatgaaaattttcttttgaaaattggatCGTTACACCCCCTCCCTGCTTGTGAAAAATGGTTGATTACCAATATGAAGATTCAAAGGTTCCTTTTGGGTAGTTATAATGAATAAAAAACTACAGAAGTAaccataaataaaatttaaattgttATATATTATACATGTTAGCATGTTGGATGCATGGCCCGATGACATGGCAACAATGAGAAAATTAGTCATATAtggataaaaaaatgtaaaatatttgttttttctACAATATATCCTTCAATTAATTGTTTATATGAATCATCCAGCCAGTCTGTTTTGATCCATCAAACCTTTGTGCTTTACTAGTCTTAAAAGGACAATATTTAAAGAAAGGTCTTTGTTGCATTGATATGGCCTTTTCCAAAATTTAATGAAAATGTCAATTTGGTGAGCTGGGAATCCTTTTACACGGTGTTATATAGAATTTATGTTAGGCACGATGTTTGAAAATGGCTTTTTATATAGTCGTTGCTTAGTGTATAGATAAGTTCCAAATTATTATACATACCGTTGAAAAAAATCTTAATGATATGTGGCCAGCTGGCCAAATAAATACAATATTAATTATTTGTGCATTGTATATTTGCACATTGCGATTTACAACTATTTTGATGTTTGGAACAATATAGGAGGTACCCATGTGGTGACAAAGTCTTATAAAATAATCGTTTATGCCTATTTAAATTGCGTTCACTCTCAGTTACACACATCTCTATCTCTAAATCATCATAGAGAACAAAAAATGGCAAAATGTTGTGTTCTTTTCGTGGCAACAATGTGCCTTGCTAGTCTCTTAGTAGCATCTGCAGATTGGAATATTTTGAATCAAAAAACCAAATCCGGTCtcaaaatctctctaagaaacTACTGCGAGAGTTGGAGAATAAATGTTGAGTTAAACAACATTCGTGAATTTTCAGTAGTTCCATCTGAGTGTACAGATTACATTGGAAAGTACATGAGTGAGGCTCAGTTCAAGGCCGACTCTGAGGCTACGATAGAAGAATGCACACTCTACCTCAACACCCATTGTGAAATAAAGAAAGATGGCAAGGATGCTTGGATATTTGACATTGATGACACTCTTTTGTCAACTGTACCTTTCTACAAGAAACATGGAAACGGGTAAGTGTTAAATCTTGTTACTATTAACAAATCTTGCAACTTTGCATACAATTATGatttcttttttaatatattagGGGGGAGAAGTTGAATGCGACGGATCTTGAAGGATGGATGGCTCAAGGCAAGGCTACCGCGATTGATTATAGTCTGAACTTTTTTAATGATATTAAGAGAAGAGGAATGCAAATCATTTTGATTTCTTCAAGGAAAGAGTATCTTAGAGATGCTACTATTGACAACCTTGTTGATGCTGGTTTCCATGGTTGGAAGAGTCTTTACCTAAGGTATGCAATGGGttcttttccttcttcttttGCAATATGGAAGTTTCAACTCCAATATGTATGGGGACATTGGTCGTGGCTTTTATACCAACCATCTGGTGTGGACCTCTATAGGAACAATGAGTCCTTTCTCCCCTACAGGAAGGGGTAGAACAATTAATTTGCTTCTAGGATGATATACTTTGCTTAGAAGTTGTGTGGAAGAAAATAACATGTTTTTGAAAAGAGGCTcacttttatattttgttttattgaATTAGGGGTGCAGAAGACGAATGTATGAAGGTTGAGGAATTCAAGGGCGGTGTAAGGAAAGAGTTGGTGAAAAATGGTTACCGTATATGGGGGATATTGGGAGACCAGTGGAGCAGTATCAAAGGAGTAGAAACCGGTAGAAGGCCCTTCAAGCTCCCCAATTCTCTTTACTATGTTTCTTGAAATCAAATCAAATGCCTCCTGCAACATGCAATTTTCAGTTTCATTTTCTCACATCTTACCATTTTCAAAAGTGAAATAGTATCGTACGTCTTCATTCCAAAATGGGTCTTGTTTGTATTGTCATGTAAACTAAGCTAAatgcattttttttgtttttgttttttttttttttttgtgtggatCTCCATTTATTTTTTTAACCAAACCTCTTTGTGAGATTTTGAGCGAAAATGTCTTTATTAGACGTGATAAAATGGAAGGCCGGATAACGGGTTAAATCTCGGGTACCAGTTGGATTGACTGGAACCACTTTTATCTAGTGTTATTTTGTCtctaatgaattattaaaataacGTGTACCTTAATCCATCTTTCATATAGAGGAAAGGTCATCCTTTTTTTTTGCTAGCCTCTCAAGTAGAGAAAATAAAACAATATAAAATTACAGAAGAAATGATAATTGTTGTCTTTTGTTTTAGATCAAAGAATCTTTTGACTTTCTATTTCTAGACTTGTAATATGGTTTCTTGGTTTGGTGTCATTTACAATCTTATGTGCCAAGGATGGAAAAAGGAATAAAGAATCCCTCTCTTATAAGACCATGACAATCATAGTTAAAATCCATTCGAGTATTTGTTGATCTCAATTGTTTATAAAAATATGGCGGCTTATATGCAAGCTCAAATGTTGATCTCAAATTCTAGAATATGATGATCTCAAATGCTTATCTGCTAGCACAAAAACACAGATTTCCAAGAACATCATGTTCATTACCTGTGTTAATGTAAAAGTTAACAATCGAAAGCAGTAATGATAAACCATGATTATGCTTGGATACATTCTTATTACATTATGGAattaagtgcaagaaatagcaccATATAACTACAAGATTGTACTTTAATATATTTAGTTTTTGCAAATTATAGTAATATAATCTATAAtttcaaaaaattagaaaaagaaaTTGTCCAAGATTTCAGGGGTTATTTTCGTCATTTTCCCCAATAAACCTTGATATCCGTGAGCTTTATAACCAACTCTGGTATGTTAATGTGATTCAATGCTTCCCTATAACTTTCATAGTTTGTAAAAAAATATTACCATCAGTAAAATACGCATTATTCAACATTATAATTGTATATTTGTATAGGATACTACAAGAAAACATTTTATGACAGACAAAAAGGCCTATCATAAAATT of the Lactuca sativa cultivar Salinas chromosome 6, Lsat_Salinas_v11, whole genome shotgun sequence genome contains:
- the LOC111908128 gene encoding acid phosphatase 1 — translated: MAKCCVLFVATMCLASLLVASADWNILNQKTKSGLKISLRNYCESWRINVELNNIREFSVVPSECTDYIGKYMSEAQFKADSEATIEECTLYLNTHCEIKKDGKDAWIFDIDDTLLSTVPFYKKHGNGGEKLNATDLEGWMAQGKATAIDYSLNFFNDIKRRGMQIILISSRKEYLRDATIDNLVDAGFHGWKSLYLRGAEDECMKVEEFKGGVRKELVKNGYRIWGILGDQWSSIKGVETGRRPFKLPNSLYYVS